In the genome of Saprospira sp. CCB-QB6, one region contains:
- the nhaD gene encoding sodium:proton antiporter NhaD — protein MLFSVILSFIIGYIAIVFEHPLKLDKTVPALIMAALCWAFVSLGHLPVFDHHGHEAVLDNILLHHIGKTAEILIFLIGAMTIVELIDLHGGFGAITDRIKTTKKSTMLWMVMPLAFFLSATLDNLACTIVVVSLLRKLVPVKEERIYFISLGVIAANAGGAWSPIGDVTTTMLWIGNRISVSGLVMALLLPSIVCAVIPTAVMAAMPYMKGNITPADTSDNHAGEKNPKIKGADTMLIAGLAGLVFVPIFKTVTHLPPYVGMMLSLGVVWLISEYLHPDEEFEDKQKYSAHHALSRIEMSSILFFLGILMAVASLESLNVLKDLAEAMNGVFPSDKQYLPGVVGLDLVVAILGLGSALIDNVPLVAAAMGMYSTQEYVMDHKLWHFLAYSAGTGGSMLIIGSAAGVAAMGMEKIDFMWYMKKIAWLALVGFFAGAIVFLLIHPIVEPYLIDTASHAVPATGGGH, from the coding sequence ATGCTCTTTTCTGTTATCCTGAGTTTTATCATTGGCTATATAGCCATTGTGTTTGAGCATCCGCTCAAACTGGATAAAACCGTTCCCGCCCTAATTATGGCAGCCCTCTGTTGGGCTTTCGTTTCTTTGGGCCATCTCCCTGTTTTTGATCATCATGGACATGAGGCAGTATTAGACAATATTCTGCTTCACCATATTGGAAAAACTGCCGAAATCCTCATCTTCCTTATTGGCGCCATGACGATTGTAGAGCTGATTGACTTACATGGTGGTTTTGGCGCTATTACCGACCGCATCAAAACGACCAAAAAATCGACTATGCTTTGGATGGTCATGCCTTTGGCCTTTTTCCTTTCTGCAACCCTAGATAACCTCGCTTGTACAATTGTAGTGGTGTCTTTGCTTCGCAAATTGGTGCCCGTAAAAGAAGAGCGTATTTATTTCATCAGTTTGGGCGTTATTGCCGCTAATGCAGGTGGTGCCTGGTCTCCAATTGGAGATGTAACAACCACTATGCTCTGGATTGGTAACCGCATCTCGGTTTCTGGTTTGGTCATGGCCCTTTTGCTCCCTTCTATTGTCTGTGCAGTTATTCCTACAGCCGTTATGGCCGCTATGCCTTACATGAAAGGGAATATCACCCCAGCCGATACTTCTGACAATCACGCTGGAGAGAAAAACCCAAAAATCAAAGGCGCAGACACTATGCTTATTGCAGGTCTAGCCGGTCTAGTTTTCGTGCCTATCTTCAAAACAGTAACCCACCTTCCTCCTTATGTAGGCATGATGCTTTCTTTGGGTGTTGTTTGGTTGATCTCAGAATACCTTCACCCCGATGAAGAATTTGAAGATAAACAGAAATATTCTGCTCACCACGCCCTCTCTCGTATCGAGATGTCTAGTATCCTTTTCTTCCTCGGTATCTTGATGGCAGTGGCCTCTCTAGAGTCACTCAATGTACTTAAAGACTTGGCCGAAGCCATGAACGGCGTCTTCCCTTCTGATAAACAATATCTACCCGGTGTAGTTGGTCTCGACCTCGTTGTTGCGATCCTCGGTCTGGGTTCTGCCCTTATCGATAACGTGCCCTTGGTGGCTGCCGCTATGGGGATGTACTCTACTCAAGAGTATGTTATGGACCATAAACTATGGCACTTCTTGGCTTATTCTGCTGGTACTGGTGGATCTATGCTCATCATCGGTTCTGCCGCAGGTGTGGCCGCTATGGGCATGGAGAAAATCGACTTTATGTGGTACATGAAAAAAAT
- the proC gene encoding pyrroline-5-carboxylate reductase: protein MQTIALVGCGNLGTAIIKGLLASGQAPQHIRASRRSLWALQPLSELGVQTFSDNLEAIQGADIIILGLKPYVMPKVLAEIAPKIGPQQIVVSLATGLSLDSLGQHLPEEQPLVRAMPNTAADVSESLSCLAQKNCSLQQQKAVGHIFEAVGEAIWIQEELMEAATILGACGVAYVLRFIRAMVQGGIQLGFDAQTAKKIVTQTTKGAAELLLQGGKHPEEEIDKVTTPRGCTIVGLNEMEHSGFSSALIKGILASFEAIEKK, encoded by the coding sequence ATGCAAACTATTGCTTTAGTGGGTTGTGGCAATTTGGGCACAGCTATTATTAAGGGACTATTGGCTAGTGGGCAAGCGCCCCAACATATTCGGGCTAGCCGCCGATCTCTTTGGGCACTACAGCCTTTATCTGAACTGGGTGTACAAACTTTTTCAGATAATTTGGAGGCCATTCAGGGAGCCGACATTATTATTTTGGGCCTCAAGCCCTATGTTATGCCTAAGGTTTTGGCGGAAATTGCGCCTAAAATTGGGCCGCAACAGATTGTTGTTTCTTTGGCAACAGGTCTTAGTTTAGATAGTCTAGGCCAACATCTACCTGAAGAGCAACCTTTGGTTCGCGCTATGCCCAATACCGCTGCCGATGTGAGTGAATCGCTCAGCTGCTTGGCACAAAAAAATTGCAGCCTACAACAACAAAAAGCCGTGGGCCATATTTTTGAGGCGGTGGGGGAAGCGATCTGGATTCAGGAAGAACTCATGGAAGCTGCCACCATTTTGGGGGCCTGTGGCGTTGCTTATGTCCTTCGCTTTATTCGCGCAATGGTTCAAGGCGGCATCCAACTGGGTTTTGATGCCCAAACGGCCAAAAAAATTGTGACCCAAACCACCAAGGGGGCTGCCGAACTCCTTTTGCAGGGCGGCAAACACCCTGAAGAAGAAATTGATAAGGTGACTACGCCTAGAGGTTGTACGATCGTCGGCCTTAATGAGATGGAACACTCTGGTTTTAGCTCAGCCCTGATTAAAGGGATTTTGGCCTCCTTTGAAGCGATTGAAAAAAAGTAA
- a CDS encoding acyl-CoA dehydrogenase family protein, producing MNSSANEALALIQESARNFAEKHIRPEMMDWDERQYFPKDLFQKMGEQGFMGVLVPEEYGGTGLGYQEYITVIEEVAQVCSSIGLSLAAHNSLGTNHILMFGNEEQKKKYLPKLASGEHVAFWGLTEANTGSDAMRMQCTAEKDGDYYIINGTKNWITHGISGDVGVVLVRTGDLLDSHGISAFVIERNMEGFSAGKKENKLGMRASETAELVFENCRVHKSQLLGKEGEGFIQAMKILDGGRISIAALSLGIAKGAYKAALKYSKEREQFGKAISKFQAIAFKLADMATEIEAAELLTRKAGYLKDNHLPVTKISAMAKYMASEVCVKVATDSIQVHGGYGYTKDFPVEKFFRDSKLCTIGEGTSEIQKLVISRSLLKD from the coding sequence ATGAACAGCTCAGCCAATGAGGCTTTGGCTCTTATTCAGGAGTCTGCCCGCAACTTTGCCGAAAAACACATTCGCCCCGAAATGATGGATTGGGATGAACGCCAGTATTTTCCCAAAGACCTTTTCCAAAAAATGGGGGAACAAGGATTTATGGGCGTTTTGGTCCCCGAAGAATATGGAGGAACGGGCCTAGGCTACCAAGAATATATCACGGTTATCGAAGAAGTCGCTCAAGTGTGTAGCTCAATCGGCTTATCTCTAGCCGCTCACAACTCATTAGGCACTAACCACATTTTGATGTTTGGCAATGAGGAGCAAAAGAAAAAATATTTGCCTAAATTGGCTAGCGGAGAACATGTTGCTTTTTGGGGCTTAACAGAAGCCAATACCGGTTCTGATGCTATGCGCATGCAGTGTACAGCCGAAAAAGATGGCGACTATTATATTATTAATGGTACCAAGAACTGGATTACACACGGCATTAGTGGTGATGTTGGAGTGGTCTTAGTCCGCACAGGCGACCTACTCGATAGCCACGGAATTAGCGCCTTTGTTATTGAGCGTAATATGGAAGGCTTTTCTGCTGGTAAAAAGGAAAATAAATTAGGTATGCGTGCCTCTGAAACCGCCGAATTGGTGTTCGAAAATTGCCGCGTACACAAAAGCCAGTTGTTGGGCAAAGAAGGAGAAGGCTTTATTCAAGCAATGAAGATTCTAGACGGTGGCCGAATTTCTATTGCTGCCCTTTCTCTAGGTATCGCCAAAGGAGCCTATAAAGCGGCCCTCAAATACTCTAAAGAAAGAGAACAGTTTGGCAAAGCCATCTCTAAGTTCCAAGCAATTGCTTTCAAACTTGCTGATATGGCCACCGAAATTGAAGCCGCTGAATTACTTACCCGCAAGGCTGGTTACCTCAAAGATAATCACCTTCCCGTAACCAAAATCTCTGCTATGGCTAAATATATGGCCTCCGAGGTTTGCGTAAAAGTAGCTACGGATAGCATTCAGGTACATGGTGGTTATGGTTATACGAAAGACTTCCCCGTAGAGAAGTTTTTCCGCGACTCAAAACTTTGTACGATCGGAGAAGGAACTTCTGAAATCCAAAAATTAGTCATTTCTCGCTCTTTGCTAAAAGACTAA